The Bos indicus x Bos taurus breed Angus x Brahman F1 hybrid chromosome 10, Bos_hybrid_MaternalHap_v2.0, whole genome shotgun sequence genome has a segment encoding these proteins:
- the SRP14 gene encoding signal recognition particle 14 kDa protein, translated as MVLLESEQFLTELTRLFQKCRLSGSVFITLKKYDGRTKPIPRKGSVEGFEPSDNKCLLRATDGKKKISTVVSSKEVNKFQMAYSNLLRANMDGLKKRDKKSKSKKSKAAQ; from the exons ATGGTGCTGCTGGAGAGTGAACAG TTCCTGACGGAGCTGACTAGGCTCTTCCAGAAGTGCCGGTTGTCGGGCAGCGTGTTCATCACCCTGAAGAAGT ATGATGGCCGAACTAAACCCATTCCAAGGAAGGGTTCTGTGGAGGGCTTTGAGCCCTCAGACAACAAATGTCTGTTAAGAGCTACTGATGGGAAAAAGAAGATCAGCACTGTG GTGAGCTCCAAAGAAGTGAATAAGTTTCAGATG GCTTATTCAAACCTATTGCGAGCTAACATGGATGGGCTGAAGAAGAGGGACAAAAAGAGCAAGAGTAAGAAGAGCAAAGCAGCGCAGTGA